Below is a genomic region from Apostichopus japonicus isolate 1M-3 chromosome 7, ASM3797524v1, whole genome shotgun sequence.
CCAAGTTGTCCAATGACTTACATACTTCAGGAAAATCCTCTACAACTGTCCAGTCGTCTTTAGACTTAATGATTTCTGATGCTGATCTTTCAAGTTCGTCGTATCTCTTGATTATTTCGTAAGCTCTTACGCGTAGTTCATTTAAAATTACATGCTCCTGGTTCTGTTCTACACATTTCTTACAATCCTCATAATCTTCTTGTACAACCAAAAGCCTCTCAATGAGTTGATGTTTATTCTTGTGGCCTAATTGCATACTCTTGGTCAAATTTGTGGGCATCTTTGCGTGCGACTGATTACCTTTATGAACAATGGTACGAAGTTCAGCGATAACCGTTTCAAGTTCCTCTAGAGCTACGtcaaatttaacaatttcatcTTGTATCTTTTGTCGTAAACAGTCATATTGGTAGGACAAGATTTTCTTGTTTGCATCATTTCCTTTGATTAATTTTTCTGCAGATGGAATATTGTAAAATGATTTCCTTTTTCCGATCGCTACTTCCAGTTTCTTTCTTAGTATCATCCTTTCCTTTTCAGCAAGAATTCGAATGTCGTTTATAACGCAGTCAGATGAAAAACGTTGGACATGAAGACTATTATCATTTACCGTGAGACTTATTTCCCCCAGTGTTGCTACCGTCCGACGAACTTCCTTGGGCACATTGTTGTTTTGATGCCACAAATAGCAAGCTTGGCAGAGGTGTCCGTTCCATTCAAGACCATGGTTTACGCAACCAATGTAATCATGTTTAATAACGTCAGTAGTCACACTTCTCTTTCTATGCACGTACTCGACAATACTTTTAACTGCATAATCTGTTTTAAATCCTTCGGGTGGGATTGTGAATAAATCCCGACATACAGCGCATTCTAGTTCTCCTTGTCGTTGTTTAATATAGGATTCTAAACAGTCACTGCAATATCTATGAAGACATGGTAACACCTTGGGTTCTTTCAAATGTTGAATGCAAATTGGACAAGACAGGAAATTTTCTCCGATTTCATCAAGGACTTTGGTTATTGGTTCCATCTTTGGAGAGGGTATGGGTACTGAAGATTATATTCCTCtctgttaaaaagaaaataaagtgtAGTAAATGGTATCAATCTTCTTGGAAATATCCTATTCTCATGTTTAATTCTCAATAAAGGTAACGTTGATGACAAAGTGCCGAATATGATACTGAACACATAAAGAGACTGATGAATTACACATTCACCCTTTATACTCGAAGTGGATAATCTATTgtgtaaacaaaaataaatgcatCGTCAACCATACGTCAAATCAGGAATTCGGGAACTCAGTTTTCCCATGGCGAAGAAAACAACTAATTGGAGGAGAGGTTTGTTGCTACTGTTCCGTTTCGTCTCGAATCTCCGAAAGGAATATATGTGGAATATGGGGATGCAGCGCCAGGCAGAATCAGACAATAACGGAGCGAGAAATGAGTAGATTTAGGACAGAACCAGGATTTATTCACCTATAGATACAGACAGCTTTACAA
It encodes:
- the LOC139969536 gene encoding uncharacterized protein isoform X2; this encodes MEPITKVLDEIGENFLSCPICIQHLKEPKVLPCLHRYCSDCLESYIKQRQGELECAVCRDLFTIPPEGFKTDYAVKSIVEYVHRKRSVTTDVIKHDYIGCVNHGLEWNGHLCQACYLWHQNNNVPKEVRRTVATLGEISLTVNDNSLHVQRFSSDCVINDIRILAEKERMILRKKLEVAIGKRKSFYNIPSAEKLIKGNDANKKILSYQYDCLRQKIQDEIVKFDVALEELETVIAELRTIVHKGNQSHAKMPTNLTKSMQLGHKNKHQLIERLLVVQEDYEDCKKCVEQNQEHVILNELRVRAYEIIKRYDELERSASEIIKSKDDWTVVEDFPEVCKSLDNLDEEMGKICNNLQNEILLKLKIYPLGTYHSENKIKLVTDSLAECRRAVAWIKSANQPRSLALTQCGSFARPWE